Proteins co-encoded in one Brassica oleracea var. oleracea cultivar TO1000 chromosome C4, BOL, whole genome shotgun sequence genomic window:
- the LOC106340626 gene encoding F-box/LRR-repeat protein At3g58930-like yields MDRVSNLPDELLCHVLSFLPTKSAALTSVLSKRWFNLWKLVPNLDINDSLFLHPQDGKGERQEIQRSFVDFVDRVLAMQGDSPINNFSLKCITGRVHPDIVNRWICNVLKRGVSDLSLYTHFAKDLDDYLYRLPKEMFVKLSLRNERCVDWYFRDMGSSLPMLKSLDINSDTIVCGEFEKFITSFPMLEELEMGTMKWEDFNVTVSSANLRSLSLHGSGIEGWDDFENPKSFSFDAPNLLFLNYSELVPEDYPVVNMGKLLEAHINLMVTDEQMKRVREPNHDLLEGDDEVLQFSNVVKLVNGTRNVQRLTLTSDTLEVLSQCCDSMPVFNNLKFLSVTSEEGRGWQAMPALLRNCPHLETIIIQGLLHYVTDECGDVCPCISREGKGRSLKSCPVKRLEIQGFRGTMKEINMIKHFLDYFSCLNRLDVFVEDNDPTQLKNDQVSDLVIEMFELYSKLWPSCNVQLLVSDYLDAKWTAQGHI; encoded by the exons ATGGATCGTGTCAGCAATCTACCAGACGAGCTTCTTTGTCACGTCTTGTCTTTCTTACCCACAAAGAGCGCTGCTTTGACTTCGGTTCTCTCAAAGAGATGGTTCAATCTCTGGAAACTTGTTCCTAATCTTGACATTAATGACTCTCTCTTTCTTCATCCCCAAGATGGTAAAGGTGAAAGGCAAGAGATTCAACGTAGCTTCGTTGATTTTGTGGACAGAGTACTGGCTATGCAGGGTGATTCTCCTATCAACAACTTCTCACTAAAGTGTATCACTGGCCGTGTCCATCCAGATATTGTGAACCGTTGGATATGTAACGTGCTCAAGCGTGGTGTTTCGGACCTTAGTCTATACACTCATTTCGCTAAAGATCTCGATGATTATCTTTACCGTCTGCCTAAAGAGATGTTTGTTAAGCTATCACTGAGAAACGAACGATGTGTTGATTGGTACTTCAGAGACATGGGCTCTTCTTTACCAATGCTAAAAAGTCTTGATATCAACTCTGATACGATTGTTTGTGGTGAGTTTGAAAAGTTTATCACTTCTTTCCCTATGCTTGAGGAATTAGAAATGGGTACTATGAAGTGGGAAGATTTTAATGTAACTGTGTCAAGTGCAAACCTCAGAAGCCTAAGTCTCCATGGCAGCGGTATTGAAGGCTGGGATGACTTTGAAAATCCAAAGAGCTTTTCCTTTGATGCTCCAAATCTGCTTTTCTTGAACTACTCTGAGTTAGTTCCGGAGGATTATCCAGTGGTTAATATGGGAAAGTTATTGGAGGCTCATATCAACCTTATGGTAACTGATGAGCAGATGAAGCGAGTAAGAGAGCCAAATCATGATTTGCTAGAGGGTGATGATGAGGTTCTCCAATTTAGCAATGTGGTGAAGCTCGTGAATGGCACACGAAATGTTCAGAGACTTACCTTAACCTCTGATACTCTTGAG GTGCTTTCTCAGTGTTGTGATTCAATGCCAGTGTTCAACAACCTCAAGTTTTTAAGTGTTACGAGTGAAGAGGGTAGAGGATGGCAAGCAATGCCAGCTCTTCTAAGGAACTGTCCACATTTGGAAACTATAATCATACAG GGTCTATTACACTATGTAACAGATGAATGTGGGGATGTTTGTCCCTGCATTTCCCGGGAAGGCAAAGGTCGTTCACTCAAGTCTTGTCCAGTGAAGAGGTTAGAGATTCAAGGGTTTCGAGGAACAATGAAAGAGATAAACATGATTAAGCATTTCTTGGACTATTTTTCCTGTTTGAATAGGCTGGACGTTTTTGTTGAAGATAATGATCCTACACAGCTCAAAAACGATCAAGTGTCTGATCTGGTCATAGAGATGTTTGAACTCTACAGCAAGTTGTGGCCGAGTTGCAATGTCCAGCTCCTGGTGAGCGATTACTTGGATGCGAAATGGACTGCACAAGGACATATCTGA